From one Marinobacter sp. LV10MA510-1 genomic stretch:
- a CDS encoding CynX/NimT family MFS transporter, with protein sequence MKTNSTPAAVEHSSTLPPPAATLLPVAVLLWLAGAYLRIPILVAPPLAPYIADELSLSQTLTGALTTLPILMLAIGAMPGSLAISRIGPRNTLALAILIMTIGSAARGLAPDTALLMVAGAVMGLGIAMMQPALPALLPRWLAPHHMAMGAAIYMNGMLMGEFIGAGITLPVIMPLVGESWRATLIAWSLPALLVAAALFLPKRDLARPTRKVAWLPDWSNPLTLRIGLLLGVSSSLFFGFNAYMSNLLEQRGELDQLTDALFWYNFAQVVASLLMLKMARFWVGRKSPLIIVLILSLLGAVGAVLMPGWSGIISATFMSFTAGLLLILMVAVPPLLVSSAETGRLSAGNFLVGYTVAFVVPMIGGLVSDASGDIRHAFWVMIAYGVLVLPIAFNLKLERSS encoded by the coding sequence TGGCCGGTGCTTACCTGCGCATACCCATTCTGGTGGCGCCACCTTTAGCACCGTACATTGCCGACGAACTTTCGCTGTCTCAAACCCTGACCGGCGCATTGACCACCTTACCTATTCTGATGCTGGCCATTGGCGCCATGCCCGGTTCCCTGGCTATTTCCCGCATCGGCCCGCGCAATACTCTGGCGCTGGCCATACTGATCATGACCATCGGATCTGCCGCCCGTGGCCTGGCTCCGGACACCGCGTTGTTGATGGTCGCAGGCGCCGTTATGGGCCTGGGCATTGCCATGATGCAACCGGCGCTGCCTGCGCTGCTGCCGCGTTGGCTGGCGCCCCACCATATGGCCATGGGCGCGGCAATTTACATGAACGGCATGCTGATGGGCGAGTTCATCGGCGCCGGGATAACCCTGCCGGTGATTATGCCGCTGGTGGGCGAAAGCTGGCGCGCTACCTTGATTGCCTGGTCGCTTCCGGCCCTGCTGGTGGCTGCAGCGCTTTTCCTACCCAAGCGAGATCTGGCGCGGCCCACCCGCAAAGTGGCCTGGCTACCAGATTGGAGCAATCCGCTAACGCTGCGAATTGGCCTGCTGCTAGGCGTATCCAGCTCATTATTTTTCGGTTTCAACGCGTACATGAGCAACCTGCTAGAACAGCGTGGTGAACTGGATCAGCTCACCGATGCCCTGTTCTGGTACAACTTTGCGCAAGTGGTGGCGTCTCTTCTGATGCTTAAAATGGCGCGCTTTTGGGTAGGGCGCAAAAGCCCTCTGATTATCGTGCTGATTCTAAGCCTGCTGGGAGCCGTCGGCGCCGTGCTGATGCCCGGATGGTCTGGCATTATCAGCGCTACCTTTATGAGCTTCACCGCCGGCCTTCTGCTGATCTTGATGGTGGCCGTGCCGCCGCTGTTGGTGTCCTCGGCCGAAACTGGGCGCCTGTCGGCGGGTAACTTTCTGGTGGGTTATACCGTGGCCTTCGTTGTGCCGATGATCGGCGGTTTGGTGTCAGACGCCAGCGGCGATATCCGCCACGCTTTTTGGGTGATGATCGCCTACGGCGTGCTGGTATTACCCATCGCGTTCAACCTGAAGCTGGAACGCAGCTCATAA
- a CDS encoding type III PLP-dependent enzyme: protein MTELSNARITDYYTESTFNRIRQFAEGKETPFVVIDTATIDSHYNELVEGFPYAQVYYAVKANPAPQVLTLLRDKGANFDIASVYELEQVMALGVTAERISFGNTIKKAKDVRTFYEKGVRMFATDSEADLRNIAEVAPGSKIYVRILTEGTLTADWPLSRKFGCQQDMAMDLLILARDLGLVPYGVSFHVGSQQREIGAWDAALGTVKVIFERLKEEDGIELKMINMGGGFPANYITRANEVKVYADEIGRFLREDFGDELPEIIIEPGRSLISNAGVLVSEVVLISRKSSTALHRWVYTDVGKFSGLIETLDEAIKFPIWTEKVGEGEDCVIAGPTCDSADIMYEDHKYPLPLSLAIGDRMYWFSTGAYTTTYSAVGFNGFPPLKDYYI, encoded by the coding sequence ATGACCGAGTTATCCAACGCCCGTATTACCGACTACTACACCGAAAGCACGTTCAACCGTATTCGGCAGTTCGCCGAAGGTAAAGAAACACCGTTTGTAGTGATTGATACTGCCACTATCGATTCTCACTATAACGAATTGGTTGAGGGTTTCCCTTACGCACAGGTGTATTACGCGGTAAAAGCCAATCCGGCCCCGCAGGTTCTGACTCTGCTGCGAGATAAGGGTGCCAATTTTGACATCGCTTCGGTGTACGAGCTGGAACAGGTAATGGCGCTGGGTGTGACTGCTGAACGCATCAGTTTTGGTAATACCATCAAAAAAGCCAAAGACGTTCGCACATTCTATGAAAAAGGCGTGCGCATGTTTGCTACCGATTCGGAAGCGGATCTGCGCAATATTGCCGAGGTTGCACCGGGCTCAAAAATCTACGTGCGGATTTTGACGGAAGGTACGTTAACCGCCGACTGGCCGTTGTCACGTAAATTTGGCTGCCAGCAAGATATGGCCATGGACCTGCTGATTCTGGCCCGTGACCTAGGTTTGGTGCCCTACGGTGTGTCGTTCCACGTGGGCTCGCAGCAGCGTGAAATTGGCGCCTGGGATGCAGCGCTGGGCACAGTAAAGGTGATTTTTGAGCGTCTCAAGGAGGAAGACGGTATTGAATTGAAAATGATCAATATGGGGGGTGGCTTCCCGGCCAATTACATCACCCGCGCCAATGAAGTGAAGGTATATGCAGATGAAATTGGTCGTTTTCTGCGCGAAGATTTTGGTGACGAATTGCCGGAGATTATTATTGAGCCGGGCCGTTCGCTGATTTCCAACGCCGGTGTACTGGTGAGCGAGGTGGTGCTGATTTCCCGTAAATCCAGCACTGCCCTGCACCGCTGGGTGTATACAGACGTGGGCAAGTTTTCCGGGCTGATTGAAACTCTGGACGAAGCTATCAAGTTTCCGATCTGGACTGAAAAGGTCGGCGAAGGTGAAGATTGCGTGATTGCCGGGCCAACTTGCGACAGTGCCGACATCATGTATGAAGACCACAAGTATCCGCTGCCGCTGAGTCTGGCGATTGGTGACCGCATGTACTGGTTCTCGACCGGCGCTTACACCACTACCTACAGCGCGGTGGGGTTCAACGGCTTTCCGCCGCTGAAAGATTATTACATTTAA
- a CDS encoding ATP-grasp domain-containing protein, producing the protein MHCVSFDIFRTLGFPDTTVLKPDQFLRHKELLRDADWVLFPEYWQLNTLVHGLKCRVFPSVASYRIGHDKVEMTRAFQAIAPEHTPWTLITANGPQEREQIWQDMALPFVAKLPKASMGEGVWLIENREDWQRYCDRTDVLYAQEYLPLERDARVVIVGDKVVTAYWRTQADQGFYNNLAQGGRIDYSPVPAVVTDLALRLARELEVDHAGFDIALVEGYPFVLEFNRLFGNQGLGQGTDLQDAILAYLHQCNEPRNPEEPMMPDPVWPVAV; encoded by the coding sequence ATGCACTGTGTCTCGTTTGATATTTTCCGCACTCTTGGTTTTCCCGATACCACCGTACTCAAGCCGGATCAGTTTTTGCGCCATAAAGAATTGCTGCGCGATGCTGACTGGGTGCTGTTTCCGGAGTATTGGCAGCTAAACACTCTGGTACATGGTCTAAAATGCCGAGTGTTTCCCAGTGTTGCCAGTTACCGCATTGGCCACGACAAAGTGGAAATGACCCGGGCGTTTCAGGCTATCGCGCCTGAGCACACGCCCTGGACGCTGATTACCGCCAATGGCCCCCAGGAACGCGAACAGATATGGCAGGATATGGCCCTGCCCTTTGTGGCCAAGCTGCCAAAAGCGAGCATGGGCGAAGGTGTGTGGCTGATTGAAAACCGTGAAGATTGGCAGCGCTATTGCGATCGTACCGACGTGCTCTATGCCCAGGAATATCTGCCCCTGGAGCGGGATGCGCGGGTGGTGATAGTGGGCGACAAAGTCGTTACCGCCTATTGGCGCACCCAAGCCGATCAGGGCTTTTACAACAACTTGGCCCAGGGCGGGCGAATCGATTACAGCCCGGTGCCGGCGGTGGTGACTGATCTGGCCCTGCGATTGGCGCGGGAGCTGGAGGTAGATCACGCCGGTTTTGATATTGCGCTGGTGGAAGGCTATCCCTTTGTACTGGAATTCAACCGCCTGTTTGGCAATCAGGGTTTGGGTCAGGGCACTGATTTGCAGGACGCAATATTGGCGTACCTGCACCAGTGCAACGAACCCCGTAACCCGGAAGAGCCGATGATGCCTGATCCGGTATGGCCAGTGGCGGTTTAA
- a CDS encoding DUF6746 family protein produces the protein MKKLRHLVLAAVTSLVIANPAMAEDANHYKGEPANTLDQAVYHFSEYNTKLETILAGELTPETMNDVHQLTYTLENALKKMDDELEQLAETLERVHKASEHSDPNTVRSAGKQYLETGRKIVK, from the coding sequence ATGAAAAAGCTTCGTCATCTTGTCCTTGCCGCCGTTACGTCCCTGGTGATCGCTAACCCCGCTATGGCCGAAGACGCCAACCACTACAAAGGCGAACCCGCCAACACCCTGGATCAGGCGGTGTATCACTTTTCCGAGTACAACACCAAACTGGAAACGATTCTGGCTGGTGAGTTAACGCCAGAAACCATGAACGATGTACACCAGCTGACATACACTCTGGAAAACGCGCTGAAAAAAATGGACGACGAACTGGAACAATTGGCTGAAACCTTGGAGCGTGTACACAAGGCCTCCGAGCATTCAGACCCAAACACCGTGCGCTCAGCAGGAAAACAATATCTGGAAACCGGCCGCAAAATTGTAAAATAA
- the hrpB gene encoding ATP-dependent helicase HrpB produces the protein MLPIEHILPQLKQTLETNTTALLQAPPGAGKTTRVPLALLDAPWRHGRRILMLEPRRLAARSAARYMAGQLGEQAGQTVGYRTRLDTRVSAATVIEVVTEGILTRLIQSDPLLEDYAAVLFDEFHERSLQADLGLALMRESQQVLREDLRVLVMSATLDTAPIARLLGDVPVLSSEGRAFPVEVLYRPVASAQRPPRVVDQVTAAVLEALAQQPGSVLVFLPGAGEIRRVAQGLAGQVASDVVIAPLFGNLQAAEQDRAIAPAADGTRKVVLATAIAETSLTIEGVRVVIDSGQQRRAVFDPGSGMTRLVTGRVSKASAEQRKGRAGRTQPGVCYRLWSEPEQYGLADFTPPEIREADLAPLVLELAQWGARSPDQLQWVESPPPAHWQQAVELLQLLDMLGQDGAITNHGKAARALGVHPRLAHMVLLGRALGLGSLASELAALLEDRDLLGPGAGADMHERVRVLRGERGHARVNPARIQAVRKQARRLEPAASSANHASSVAPTATEVGRLLALAYPDRIARRRPGDAPRYQLSNGKGALLREDDALARYDWLVAADLDGKAREAQIYLAAPVDLATLESDLAAHIQQRDEAEWDDRRGTVVARQVRRLGALILAEKPLAKPSAELMQQGLLAAVRRKGLNSLPWTAGARQWQARVGLLARHFPEDWPDVSDTALMNSLEDWLAPYLSGLSRWAELQKLSMQGALNGVLDYARQQRLNELAPTALTIPTGSAVALDYTVENGPVLAAKLQALFGWTRTPTVASGQVPVLIHLLSPAQRPLAVTADLASFWANVYPQVRKDTRGRYPKHPWPEDPLTAVAQQGVKRKS, from the coding sequence GTGCTCCCAATAGAACATATCCTCCCCCAGCTAAAACAAACTCTGGAAACCAACACCACAGCCTTGCTGCAGGCGCCGCCGGGCGCTGGTAAAACCACCCGTGTTCCGTTGGCGTTGCTGGATGCACCCTGGCGCCATGGGCGGCGGATTTTGATGCTGGAACCGCGGCGACTGGCGGCTCGTTCGGCGGCACGATATATGGCCGGGCAGTTGGGCGAACAAGCCGGGCAGACAGTGGGTTATCGCACGCGGCTGGATACGAGGGTGTCGGCGGCTACCGTGATTGAAGTCGTGACCGAGGGCATTCTTACCCGGTTGATTCAGAGCGATCCGCTGCTGGAAGACTATGCCGCTGTGTTGTTTGACGAGTTTCACGAGCGCTCGTTGCAGGCTGATTTAGGGCTGGCTCTGATGCGGGAATCGCAGCAGGTGCTGCGGGAGGATTTGCGGGTGCTGGTGATGTCAGCCACGTTGGATACGGCGCCCATTGCGCGGTTGCTGGGCGATGTGCCAGTTTTAAGCAGCGAAGGGCGGGCGTTTCCGGTGGAGGTTTTATATCGGCCTGTTGCGTCTGCGCAGCGCCCGCCCCGTGTGGTGGACCAGGTCACAGCGGCGGTGCTTGAGGCGCTGGCTCAGCAGCCGGGTTCAGTGCTGGTGTTTCTGCCGGGCGCCGGTGAAATCCGGAGGGTGGCGCAAGGATTAGCGGGGCAGGTGGCGTCGGATGTGGTGATTGCGCCGTTGTTCGGCAACTTGCAGGCGGCGGAGCAGGACCGTGCGATTGCTCCGGCAGCTGATGGCACGCGTAAGGTGGTGCTGGCCACGGCGATTGCAGAGACCAGTTTGACCATTGAAGGCGTGCGGGTGGTGATTGATAGCGGGCAGCAGCGGCGGGCGGTGTTTGACCCCGGAAGTGGCATGACGCGGCTGGTGACAGGCCGCGTATCCAAAGCGTCGGCGGAGCAGCGTAAAGGCCGTGCCGGGCGCACCCAACCCGGGGTGTGCTATCGCCTTTGGAGCGAGCCCGAGCAGTATGGTCTGGCAGATTTTACCCCGCCGGAGATTCGCGAAGCGGATCTGGCGCCGCTGGTTCTGGAACTGGCCCAGTGGGGCGCGCGGTCGCCCGATCAGCTGCAGTGGGTTGAGTCACCGCCGCCGGCGCACTGGCAGCAGGCGGTGGAGTTGCTGCAATTGCTGGATATGCTGGGCCAAGACGGCGCCATTACTAATCATGGCAAGGCGGCGCGGGCACTGGGCGTTCATCCGCGGTTGGCGCACATGGTATTGCTGGGCCGTGCATTGGGGCTAGGTTCCCTGGCGTCAGAATTAGCAGCACTTTTGGAAGACCGGGACCTGTTGGGGCCGGGTGCTGGCGCCGACATGCACGAGCGCGTGCGGGTACTGCGCGGGGAGCGTGGCCACGCACGGGTAAACCCGGCGCGAATTCAGGCGGTGCGAAAGCAGGCCAGACGGCTTGAACCAGCAGCGTCATCGGCCAACCATGCTTCTTCGGTGGCGCCCACTGCGACAGAGGTGGGGCGTTTACTGGCGCTGGCCTATCCGGACCGCATAGCGCGCCGTCGCCCCGGTGATGCCCCCCGTTACCAGCTTAGTAATGGTAAAGGTGCGCTGCTACGGGAAGACGATGCCCTGGCCCGTTACGACTGGCTGGTGGCGGCAGATTTGGACGGCAAGGCCCGCGAAGCGCAAATCTACCTGGCGGCGCCGGTGGATTTGGCAACTCTGGAAAGTGACCTTGCGGCGCACATTCAGCAACGTGACGAAGCCGAGTGGGATGATCGGCGCGGCACCGTGGTTGCGCGCCAAGTGCGTCGCCTGGGTGCTTTGATTCTGGCCGAAAAACCGCTGGCCAAGCCTTCTGCAGAACTGATGCAGCAGGGTTTGCTGGCCGCCGTGCGGCGTAAAGGGCTGAACAGCCTGCCCTGGACTGCCGGCGCCAGGCAATGGCAGGCGCGGGTCGGGCTGCTGGCACGGCATTTCCCCGAGGACTGGCCGGATGTCAGTGACACAGCGCTGATGAATTCGCTAGAGGATTGGCTGGCGCCCTACCTGTCGGGCCTTAGCCGTTGGGCTGAACTGCAAAAGCTGAGTATGCAGGGTGCGCTGAACGGTGTGCTGGATTATGCCCGGCAGCAACGCCTGAACGAGTTGGCGCCGACGGCGTTAACTATTCCAACCGGTAGCGCTGTTGCGCTGGATTACACCGTGGAAAACGGCCCGGTTTTGGCAGCCAAACTGCAGGCGCTGTTTGGCTGGACGCGAACGCCCACCGTTGCGAGCGGGCAGGTGCCGGTGCTAATACACCTGTTATCGCCCGCCCAGCGGCCGCTGGCGGTCACGGCAGATCTGGCCAGCTTCTGGGCCAATGTGTATCCACAGGTGCGCAAAGACACCCGTGGGCGCTACCCCAAACATCCCTGGCCGGAAGATCCGCTGACCGCCGTGGCGCAGCAGGGCGTGAAACGTAAATCCTAG
- a CDS encoding YbfB/YjiJ family MFS transporter, which translates to MTQKTASSALHSSSATPRELFTALAAGAVLLLVVHGLGRFMYTPLLPYLVNDGLFSAADGAAVATWNYMGYLMGAVLAIRWHRIDHIRRILPLAVVVHIVTSLLVAVETDLTAISTTRWLNGVANGVVFVQAPALILEWLVLRNRASLSGLVYFGVGFGLLLSAGVVSGTAGWLEGPERWWPAAIISIPLAAWGTWKLMQLDVPMHSPVATNNSGEARSTRLFDRASTPLFLAYAGAGLGYILPMTFLPLLANVELQPEHWLQDGSWLLVALSTIAAPWIWNRLGASMGDVKALKLNFAIQLAGVLAAVVVPGAPGLILCAILVGVTFLGTVLLTQRIGRALHPHQGPRLSAAMVALYGFTQMVGPWLTKQWLDAGGTLSSAFGIGVGALAFGLVFLFFVPRPNEWHSRAV; encoded by the coding sequence ATGACTCAAAAAACGGCCTCTTCCGCGCTTCACTCGTCGTCGGCCACTCCCCGCGAACTTTTTACCGCACTGGCCGCCGGTGCAGTGCTTCTTCTTGTGGTGCACGGCCTTGGGCGCTTTATGTACACCCCACTTTTGCCCTATTTGGTGAATGACGGCCTGTTTTCCGCCGCAGATGGCGCGGCCGTGGCCACCTGGAATTATATGGGCTATCTGATGGGCGCGGTGCTGGCCATCCGCTGGCACCGCATTGACCATATTCGCCGTATTTTGCCGCTGGCCGTGGTGGTGCACATTGTCACCAGTTTGCTGGTGGCGGTTGAAACCGATCTGACGGCTATTTCCACGACTCGCTGGCTTAACGGCGTGGCCAATGGTGTGGTGTTTGTGCAGGCACCAGCGCTTATTCTGGAGTGGCTGGTGTTGCGTAACCGCGCCAGCCTGAGCGGGCTGGTGTATTTCGGCGTAGGTTTTGGCCTGCTGTTGTCCGCAGGTGTGGTCAGTGGCACGGCGGGTTGGCTGGAAGGCCCGGAACGCTGGTGGCCGGCTGCGATTATTTCCATTCCGCTGGCGGCCTGGGGTACCTGGAAGCTGATGCAGCTGGATGTGCCGATGCATTCACCGGTGGCGACTAACAACAGTGGTGAAGCGCGTAGCACCCGACTGTTCGACCGAGCCAGTACGCCATTGTTTCTGGCTTACGCCGGCGCTGGCCTGGGTTATATTCTGCCGATGACGTTTCTACCGCTGCTGGCCAACGTAGAGTTGCAACCCGAGCATTGGTTGCAGGACGGCAGCTGGTTGCTGGTGGCGCTATCCACCATTGCGGCACCCTGGATATGGAATCGTCTGGGCGCCAGCATGGGTGATGTTAAGGCGCTGAAACTCAATTTTGCCATTCAGTTAGCGGGTGTGCTTGCTGCGGTGGTCGTTCCGGGTGCGCCGGGGCTGATTCTGTGTGCGATTCTGGTGGGCGTTACTTTCCTGGGTACGGTATTGCTGACCCAGCGCATTGGCCGGGCACTGCACCCGCACCAGGGGCCGCGCCTGTCTGCTGCGATGGTGGCTTTGTATGGATTTACCCAAATGGTCGGCCCCTGGTTGACTAAACAGTGGCTGGATGCCGGTGGAACCCTGTCGTCAGCGTTCGGTATAGGGGTAGGGGCGCTGGCATTTGGACTTGTGTTTCTGTTCTTCGTGCCGCGGCCTAATGAGTGGCATTCTCGTGCGGTGTGA
- a CDS encoding SCO family protein — protein sequence MTRQIRTTVILLVLAIVAVFGLSIARYWLAEPAPVEQPPDLASANIYVYEQPRPVIEFELTDENGQTVTRENLRGHWTFAFVGYTNCPDICPVAMAALRQTNKLLPATLPQPRYLLISADPEHDTPEVLKNYTGFFGENFHGYSGDIDITRALATSLGAVFVQRETEDDLLVDHSGHFALIGPSAEVVALIQPPHKPQQLADGFEQIYRWADRRR from the coding sequence ATGACCCGCCAGATTCGCACAACGGTAATCCTGCTGGTACTGGCGATAGTGGCTGTGTTCGGCTTGTCTATAGCGCGGTATTGGCTGGCAGAGCCAGCACCGGTCGAACAGCCACCAGACCTGGCCAGCGCCAATATTTACGTGTATGAGCAGCCGCGGCCGGTGATCGAATTTGAACTCACCGATGAAAACGGCCAGACCGTTACCCGTGAAAATCTCCGCGGTCATTGGACCTTTGCTTTTGTAGGCTACACCAACTGTCCGGACATCTGTCCGGTAGCTATGGCGGCCTTGCGCCAGACCAACAAACTGCTGCCTGCGACCTTGCCCCAGCCCCGTTATCTGCTGATCAGTGCCGACCCAGAACACGACACGCCTGAAGTTCTAAAAAATTATACTGGCTTCTTTGGTGAAAATTTCCACGGTTACAGTGGTGATATAGACATAACCCGCGCCCTGGCGACCAGTTTGGGAGCGGTGTTTGTGCAGCGTGAAACAGAGGATGATTTACTGGTGGACCACAGCGGCCATTTTGCACTGATCGGCCCCTCGGCCGAAGTGGTGGCGCTTATTCAGCCGCCCCATAAACCGCAGCAACTAGCCGATGGCTTCGAGCAGATCTACCGCTGGGCAGATCGCCGGCGTTAG